From the genome of Sporomusa sphaeroides DSM 2875:
CAATCCCCGTTACGGCGGCTACCGTAAACGCCATTAACCATGCGCTTGCCGCCAACTTCACAATTCTGCCGGTTACCCCGGATAAAATTATGGCAATGCTTACGGCCCGGCAGGCAAGTAACCGTACATTACTTCGGTAGTGTCAGGTTTTGGGGAGTGCGGATGAAAAACTGTAACATTGTACCCCGGATATACTTGACAAATGTATCCTGGGTTAGGTATCATATATACATCTACCAATAAATTAATATTGAACTCTTATCCAGAGAGGTCGAGGGACTGGCCCGATGACACCCGGCAACCGGCGCAATGCGCAGTGGTGCTAATTCCAGCAGGAATCAGTAGATATTCCTGGGAGATGAGAGGGGCTTTATGTATGCCGGTTTGCCCCCTCTTTGCAGAGGGGGTTTTTTATTAGCTCTTCTGCATGAAACCAATTAGGTCTAATCATTATAGTAGGAGGGAGGATATCATGGTTGTTACCTTTTTTCCGGGGTTTAGATGGCGGCCGCAACTTAAGCTGGCTCAAGTTACGACACCTGAGCAGCCGCTGGATTTAGTTCAGGGCGGTTGTTTAGAGCAGGTTACGGTAGCTTATGAAACCTACGGCCAGCTGTCAGAAGGACGCGACAATGTAATTTTGGTGGCGCATGCATTAACCGGTGACAGCCATCCTGCGGCGCATGACCAATATGATGAGCAGGGCTGGTGGGAACCCTTAATTGGCCCAGGCCGGCCGCTTGATACCACCCGGTTTTTTGTTATTTGTGCCAATGTGCTTGGCGGCTGCCAAGGGACTACCGGCCCGTCTTCGCTTGAGCCTGCCACCGGCAAGCCTTATGGCATGAGATTTCCGGAAATTACCGTCAAAGATATGGTCCGGGTCCAGAAACGGCTGCTGGATATATTAGGGATTGAGCACTTATCCCTGGTGGTGGGAGGCTCAATGGGCGGGATGCAGGCAGTGCAATGGGCGGTTGATTATCCTGGCTTTGTGGATGCAGCGATTGTCATTGCCGCACCCGGCTATTCCTCTCCACAGGCTATTGCTTACAACCGTGTAGGCCGCCAAGCCGTCACGCTTGACCCCGCGTGGCAAAATGGCGACTATTACGGCAGTCCGGGACCCAAGCAGGGTTTGGCTGCTGCCCGGGCCTTAGGGATGATTACCTATCAGAGCGAGTTGTCTATGTCATATAAGTTTGGCCGGCGGACGCGGGCCGGACAATTTGAAATTGAAAATTATCTTGATTATCAGGGCGAAGGCATGGTAAAAAGGTTTGATGCCAACTCGTATTTGTATTTGCTGCGAGCATTGGACCTCTTTGATATTGGTACCGGCTATTCTTCTTATGAAGCGGCTTTGGCAAGAATAGATGCCAGAATACTGGTAGTGGGAGTAAGTTCTGATATTTTATATCCGCCGCACCAGCAGGAAGAATTAGCGAAAGCCCTGCGGCAAGCAGGTGTATGCACCGACTTTGCCATCATTGACAGCCCGCATGGGCATGATGGATTTCTCATTGATTTTCATTTGCTCAGGCCCATACTGACCAATTTTATTAATAAAGTTCTGCCGGTTTCTGCCGTGGTACCTATTAGGCAGTGGATTAAGTTCAGAGCATCCAGCCTGGCTTATTTGGGGGCCAGGCTGGTGCCGGACGTTTCCGTGTAAGGCAGCAAGCCCGGCCAGTGTAAGACAGGGGCATTTCCTAAGCGATATTTATATACAAAATACATATAAAATGAGGGATGATTATGACATTGCCAGAAAATCTACGTTTTGATACCTTGGCCGTACACGCCGGGCAGCAGCCTGACCCAACAACCGGTTCGCGGGCGGTACCGCTGTATCTGACTACCGCATACAACTTCCGGGATGCCGACCATGCAGCCGATTTGTTCAGTTTGAAGGAAAGCGGCAATATTTATACCCGGCTTATGAATCCGACAAATGATGTATTTGAACAGCGGATAGCCGCGTTAGAAGGCGGTGTGGGGGCGCTGGCCTTTGCCTCAGGCCATGCGGCCATTGTTGCAGCCATTGTCAATATTGCCCAGGCCGGTGATGAGATTGTCAGTTCCTCGACATTATATGGCGGAACGTATAACCTATTTGCCCACACGTTGCCGCGGTTAGGGATAAAGGTTAAGTTTGTTGATCCGAGCAAGCCGGAAAACTTTGCCGCTGCCATTACGCCCCAAACCAAGGCAGTGTATGCTGAAATCATCGGCAATCCCAAGATTGATGTGCTGGATTTGGAGAGCGTAGCTGCTGTAGCGCATAATCATGGTTTACCGCTGATGATTGACAGCACCTTCGCTACTCCGTATTTGTGCCGCCCAATTGATTTTGGTGCCGATATTGTAATCCACTCGGCAACCAAGTTTATTGGCGGTCATGGCACCACTATGGGCGGTGTGGTTATTGACG
Proteins encoded in this window:
- the metX gene encoding homoserine O-acetyltransferase MetX, with the translated sequence MVVTFFPGFRWRPQLKLAQVTTPEQPLDLVQGGCLEQVTVAYETYGQLSEGRDNVILVAHALTGDSHPAAHDQYDEQGWWEPLIGPGRPLDTTRFFVICANVLGGCQGTTGPSSLEPATGKPYGMRFPEITVKDMVRVQKRLLDILGIEHLSLVVGGSMGGMQAVQWAVDYPGFVDAAIVIAAPGYSSPQAIAYNRVGRQAVTLDPAWQNGDYYGSPGPKQGLAAARALGMITYQSELSMSYKFGRRTRAGQFEIENYLDYQGEGMVKRFDANSYLYLLRALDLFDIGTGYSSYEAALARIDARILVVGVSSDILYPPHQQEELAKALRQAGVCTDFAIIDSPHGHDGFLIDFHLLRPILTNFINKVLPVSAVVPIRQWIKFRASSLAYLGARLVPDVSV
- a CDS encoding homocysteine synthase, which codes for MTLPENLRFDTLAVHAGQQPDPTTGSRAVPLYLTTAYNFRDADHAADLFSLKESGNIYTRLMNPTNDVFEQRIAALEGGVGALAFASGHAAIVAAIVNIAQAGDEIVSSSTLYGGTYNLFAHTLPRLGIKVKFVDPSKPENFAAAITPQTKAVYAEIIGNPKIDVLDLESVAAVAHNHGLPLMIDSTFATPYLCRPIDFGADIVIHSATKFIGGHGTTMGGVVIDGGKFDWGNGKFPLLSEPDPSYHDMKYTEALGKLAYIIRLRVQVLRDVGACLSPFNSFMFLQGLETLHLRLERHSKNALAVASYLEKHELVSWVSYPGLASHRDHNLAKKYLPKGAGAIMTFGIKGGLEAGRRFINALRLFSLLANVGDAKSLVIHPASTTHSQLSSEQLASAGVSDDMVRLSVGIEDVADLIDDLAQALAASK